From a region of the Candidatus Dependentiae bacterium genome:
- a CDS encoding phosphatidylserine decarboxylase family protein, whose translation MIEFFKENLLWTEGIYIFAVLVLLGGMGFLFFRPFLYISLGLIVFSLYFFRNPERICLQALKDKTIVICPADGKIVDIQYDKSGAFEGYVQKVSIFLSPLDVHVNWVPIDGIIQKVNYKPGTFTMAFLPKSSELNERNDLLIMHKNSKMVLVRQIAGMVARRICCWVESGQSVGAGDKYGMIRFGSRVDVLLPDDVVLSVGLGQRVYGGKTVLGRWTCPT comes from the coding sequence ATGATTGAGTTTTTTAAAGAAAATTTATTGTGGACAGAAGGTATTTATATTTTTGCAGTACTTGTGTTGCTTGGTGGTATGGGGTTCCTATTTTTTAGACCGTTTCTATACATTTCGCTTGGGTTAATCGTGTTTAGTCTTTATTTTTTTCGCAATCCAGAGCGAATATGTTTGCAGGCGCTTAAAGATAAAACGATAGTAATTTGCCCAGCTGATGGAAAAATAGTTGATATACAATATGACAAAAGCGGTGCGTTTGAGGGATATGTGCAAAAAGTCTCTATTTTTCTCTCACCGCTTGATGTACACGTTAATTGGGTGCCTATTGATGGTATTATTCAAAAAGTAAACTATAAACCAGGAACATTTACGATGGCATTTTTGCCGAAAAGTTCTGAATTGAATGAGCGAAATGATTTACTGATTATGCACAAAAATAGTAAAATGGTGCTAGTACGTCAAATTGCTGGTATGGTTGCGCGTCGTATTTGTTGCTGGGTTGAAAGTGGCCAATCAGTTGGTGCTGGTGATAAATATGGTATGATCAGATTTGGATCACGTGTTGATGTATTATTGCCAGATGATGTGGTACTCTCAGTTGGTTTAGGGCAACGAGTGTATGGTGGAAAAACTGTTTTGGGGAGATGGACATGTCCAACATAG
- a CDS encoding CDP-alcohol phosphatidyltransferase family protein has product MSNIGLRLKAIRESGRRKLFLIPYFFTFANVLFGFLSGISSLEDHYVIASYCIIIAAFMDFIDGKLARAFKTTSYLGMELDSLGDAISFCFAPTILLYSWYFNEFGLLGILVLVLYLCAGLFRLARFNVAEGGNYSYFTGLPTTVSACILASLVICSHWFILMPLRMVLQPLGIILFVSVISLLMVSRIPFPSFKNQ; this is encoded by the coding sequence ATGTCCAACATAGGTTTACGGTTAAAAGCAATACGTGAATCTGGTAGGCGTAAGCTGTTTTTGATTCCATATTTTTTTACGTTTGCAAATGTGTTATTTGGCTTTCTTTCAGGTATTAGTTCACTTGAAGATCATTATGTTATTGCTTCGTATTGTATTATAATTGCGGCATTTATGGATTTTATCGATGGCAAATTAGCTCGTGCATTTAAAACTACCAGTTATTTGGGAATGGAGCTGGATTCGCTTGGTGATGCAATCTCTTTTTGCTTTGCACCAACAATTTTGTTATATAGCTGGTATTTTAATGAATTTGGGCTGTTAGGGATTTTGGTGCTTGTATTGTACTTATGTGCTGGTCTTTTTCGGCTCGCTCGCTTTAATGTTGCTGAAGGCGGAAATTATTCTTACTTCACCGGATTACCTACAACTGTATCTGCATGCATTCTTGCATCGCTTGTTATATGTTCACATTGGTTTATTTTGATGCCATTGCGCATGGTATTGCAGCCGTTAGGTATTATTTTATTTGTTTCTGTTATATCATTACTTATGGTATCTCGTATTCCCTTTCCTTCTTTTAAGAATCAATAA
- a CDS encoding C39 family peptidase, with the protein MLGSYYWYFIGIFLTFFALRMCAQDQPWTWLHQKNFGVYEQARNSGRKELIFRKANIKPFSQLVFSWNAFRPKRGHFSFFVQSHNQRTKTWGPWHKMVDWGLAIQRSYSSGASGKQQYLYVRLETGDQLSDAFCIKIVSNGGADLSLVKGLSVNVADFSKFKPELLTNHTMLLPSIYIRGVPRVSQFLVRHPNNDALCSPTACSMVTYFVRNEPVDVAQFAHNVFDQGLQQYGSWPFNTAHAFEACAGACRFVTARIHSFKGLHEQLCKGMPVVVSVRGKLSGAPKVYDNGHLLVVVGWDKNNKQIITHDPAARSTQAVLKKYPIKSFLAAWERSRRLAYIAQPVNLF; encoded by the coding sequence ATGCTTGGAAGTTACTATTGGTATTTTATTGGAATATTCTTAACCTTTTTTGCATTACGCATGTGTGCACAGGATCAGCCATGGACGTGGTTACATCAAAAAAATTTTGGCGTATATGAGCAGGCGCGTAATTCTGGCAGAAAAGAATTAATTTTTCGCAAAGCTAATATTAAACCCTTTTCCCAACTTGTGTTTTCATGGAATGCGTTTAGGCCAAAGCGTGGACATTTTTCATTTTTTGTACAATCACATAATCAGAGAACGAAAACGTGGGGGCCATGGCATAAAATGGTTGATTGGGGTTTGGCAATACAGCGTTCTTATTCAAGTGGGGCATCGGGCAAGCAACAATATCTGTATGTACGCTTGGAGACTGGAGATCAACTGAGTGATGCGTTTTGTATAAAAATTGTATCAAATGGTGGAGCAGATTTATCTTTAGTTAAAGGGCTATCTGTTAACGTTGCGGATTTTTCAAAATTTAAACCTGAATTGCTAACAAATCATACAATGCTTTTACCATCTATATATATACGTGGCGTGCCACGTGTTTCTCAATTTTTAGTTAGACATCCAAATAATGATGCGTTGTGTTCGCCAACTGCGTGTAGCATGGTTACGTATTTTGTACGCAATGAGCCAGTTGATGTTGCACAGTTTGCTCACAATGTTTTTGATCAAGGTCTGCAGCAGTATGGTAGTTGGCCATTTAATACAGCGCATGCATTTGAAGCGTGTGCTGGTGCGTGTCGTTTTGTAACGGCACGGATTCATTCGTTTAAAGGATTACATGAGCAGTTATGTAAAGGGATGCCAGTAGTTGTAAGTGTACGAGGAAAACTTTCTGGGGCACCAAAAGTATATGATAACGGTCATTTACTAGTAGTAGTTGGGTGGGACAAAAATAATAAACAAATTATTACGCATGATCCTGCTGCGCGTTCAACACAAGCAGTTCTAAAAAAATATCCGATTAAAAGTTTTTTGGCTGCATGGGAACGTTCTCGAAGGCTTGCGTATATTGCGCAGCCGGTTAATTTGTTTTGA
- the dnaA gene encoding chromosomal replication initiator protein DnaA — protein sequence MVENIWDQFLTIIRQEAGSRVVETWFKAVSLTQWDVLTSTVYLQAPNRFVRDWIKQNYTDLVRLHLGRLLNVEKITLIFIEPGGVSKVDNEPRQRSDETMVVPARKVLVKSSLIKNHGHINRSYSFESFVVGPNNSLAYAAAQAVTQKPGAIYNPLFLYGGSGLGKTHLLHAIGNNIKAQHKKISVLYQTADRFVNEFINAIRFDELRKFQLKYKSVDVLLVDDIQFISNKEQTQEAFFHIFNALHDAHKQIVFSSDTFPQNLAGIADRLKSRMAWGLVADVCAPTIETKIAILQRKADMSNESLSDEVAYFIANSFDSNIRELEGALIRVIAFASLTQQPVTLELAKKVLIRSHETSQKPVSLQTVIKCVGKHYPYTLAQLRSKSRNKQLSFARQVAMFLLKETTDTSLRDIGVYLGGRDHSTVVHAVNKVEKRARLHDEFQVQLKQMEREILRSTVQ from the coding sequence ATGGTGGAAAATATCTGGGACCAATTTTTAACTATTATTCGTCAAGAAGCGGGCAGTAGGGTTGTTGAAACCTGGTTTAAGGCGGTAAGCTTAACTCAGTGGGATGTCCTGACTTCAACTGTTTATTTACAAGCGCCTAATAGATTTGTGCGTGATTGGATTAAGCAGAATTATACGGATTTAGTACGATTGCATCTCGGTCGGCTTTTGAATGTTGAAAAAATAACACTTATTTTTATTGAGCCGGGCGGTGTTAGTAAGGTAGATAATGAACCTAGGCAGCGTTCAGATGAAACAATGGTTGTACCGGCAAGAAAGGTGCTTGTCAAATCGTCGTTGATAAAAAATCATGGCCATATTAATCGTTCCTATTCATTTGAAAGTTTTGTGGTTGGTCCAAATAATTCACTTGCCTATGCCGCAGCACAAGCGGTAACCCAAAAGCCAGGGGCAATATACAATCCACTTTTTTTGTATGGTGGTTCAGGTCTTGGAAAAACACATTTACTGCATGCTATTGGTAATAATATTAAAGCACAACACAAAAAAATAAGTGTACTTTATCAAACGGCAGATCGCTTTGTGAATGAGTTTATTAATGCAATTCGTTTTGATGAATTGCGTAAATTCCAGTTAAAATACAAGTCAGTTGATGTGTTGCTTGTTGATGACATACAATTTATTTCTAACAAAGAACAAACACAAGAAGCATTTTTTCATATTTTTAATGCGTTGCACGACGCGCATAAGCAAATTGTATTCTCTAGTGATACTTTTCCGCAAAATTTAGCTGGTATTGCTGATCGGCTCAAGTCTCGTATGGCGTGGGGTTTGGTAGCAGATGTTTGTGCGCCAACGATAGAAACGAAAATAGCGATATTGCAACGAAAAGCTGATATGAGCAATGAATCTTTGAGTGATGAGGTTGCATATTTTATTGCTAATAGTTTTGATTCAAATATTCGTGAATTGGAGGGGGCACTTATTCGTGTTATTGCATTTGCTTCACTTACACAGCAGCCAGTAACTCTTGAATTGGCGAAAAAAGTTCTTATTCGTTCGCATGAAACATCGCAAAAGCCTGTTTCATTGCAGACAGTTATTAAGTGTGTTGGTAAACATTATCCGTATACATTAGCACAATTACGATCAAAGAGTAGAAATAAGCAGTTGTCATTTGCGCGGCAGGTTGCTATGTTTCTTCTGAAAGAAACAACTGATACGTCATTGCGTGACATTGGTGTTTATTTGGGTGGCAGAGATCATTCAACAGTTGTTCATGCAGTAAATAAAGTAGAAAAACGTGCACGATTACATGATGAGTTTCAGGTACAGCTTAAGCAAATGGAGCGAGAAATTTTACGTTCAACAGTGCAGTAG
- a CDS encoding phosphoglycerate kinase, with translation MYTITSALATWNIKRKRVFLRADLNVPLSSTSIVHDHRLQAIEPTISMLLEKGSKIILATHLGRPKNPSEGLSTKLLVPWFKKQGYDIEHVVDLGSAHTKSLKDSSTIILLENLRFFPGEKNKSNYFAKQLAQLADFYVNDAFATLHRNDTSIVVLPTYFEPEKKTIGLLVEKEITTLNKLLGKPKKPFILIIGGDKINDKIPTIINLLDLISTIMLCPAAVFSFLHAQGEQTGKSLVDQSMRQVCLNILTTAAEKNIRILMPKDYIVATKTFTGLLSTISADNFPKNGIGVSIGPTTAHEWERIIKKAETIFYTGLMGTIQKKDTLIGVQKIFSAMGASQGLSIIGGGDSVAAAQLLGLDHAITFCSTGGSATLTYLASEKLPGLDQLI, from the coding sequence ATGTATACCATAACTTCAGCTCTTGCAACATGGAACATAAAACGTAAAAGGGTTTTTCTTCGTGCCGATTTGAACGTACCGTTGAGTAGCACGTCCATTGTGCACGATCATAGACTACAAGCAATTGAACCAACCATCAGTATGCTTTTAGAAAAAGGCAGCAAAATTATCCTTGCTACTCATTTAGGGCGCCCTAAAAACCCATCTGAAGGGCTTTCTACTAAACTGTTGGTACCATGGTTTAAAAAACAAGGATATGATATTGAACATGTTGTGGATCTTGGTAGTGCACACACAAAAAGTTTAAAAGACAGTAGCACAATTATTTTGTTGGAGAATTTGAGATTCTTTCCTGGTGAAAAAAACAAAAGTAATTATTTTGCCAAGCAGCTTGCACAATTAGCTGATTTTTACGTCAACGATGCATTTGCTACATTACATAGAAATGATACCTCTATTGTCGTTTTACCAACCTATTTTGAGCCAGAAAAAAAAACAATTGGTTTATTAGTAGAAAAAGAGATCACAACACTCAATAAACTGCTTGGTAAACCAAAAAAACCATTTATTTTGATTATTGGTGGTGACAAAATTAATGATAAGATTCCAACAATAATAAATCTTTTAGATCTAATAAGCACTATCATGCTCTGCCCAGCTGCAGTATTTTCATTTCTACATGCACAAGGCGAACAAACTGGTAAATCCTTGGTCGACCAATCAATGAGGCAAGTATGCCTTAATATTTTAACTACAGCCGCAGAAAAAAATATCCGGATACTTATGCCCAAAGATTATATAGTAGCAACCAAAACATTCACCGGCCTACTCTCAACAATATCGGCTGATAATTTCCCCAAAAATGGTATTGGTGTCTCAATAGGGCCAACAACAGCACACGAATGGGAACGTATTATAAAAAAAGCAGAAACAATTTTTTACACAGGTTTAATGGGCACCATACAAAAAAAAGATACCCTCATTGGCGTACAAAAAATATTTAGTGCAATGGGCGCATCTCAAGGATTAAGTATTATCGGGGGCGGTGATTCCGTTGCCGCAGCACAACTGCTTGGGCTAGACCATGCAATTACTTTTTGTTCAACTGGTGGTAGCGCAACACTCACATATCTTGCAAGTGAAAAATTGCCAGGATTAGACCAATTAATTTAA
- a CDS encoding ABC transporter permease, whose translation MNLTLLLAWRYLFDTQKEKSISHMIFICFIGILVGSFSLTLVTIVMNGFEKATYDKIRGIHAPIIIEDIDGNKLNFSAIANVIQNEFQSVQACAPTSEKQIIIQHPNSNDITNVIVLKGISPSYEQNMNTLSKNIVSASSSLKTTQTHLQSLLTDNNIIIGYKLAQQLGVQPYNEVALLFTKNTQTQSRKITLTKHTARVCGFVKVGIEEVDNRLAICSLAFLEKLFPDTGVTQITLLPKKNIDEATLIKKLSIRLGLDVYSWKTLYPALVSALVLEKYAMFFILALITLVASMNIIALLFMYITYKKSNIAILCSMGMRRQDIQKIFILIGVSIAFFASSCGLLLAYGAGYILQHYPFITLPDTYYVSHLPAHLEWSIFFASFVVVMLISLCASWLATQKNKNINIANVLRFEA comes from the coding sequence ATGAATCTGACATTACTTTTAGCTTGGCGTTACCTATTTGATACACAAAAAGAAAAATCAATATCCCACATGATTTTTATCTGCTTTATCGGAATCCTGGTTGGCAGTTTTTCTCTTACTTTAGTTACCATTGTGATGAACGGATTTGAAAAGGCAACGTATGATAAAATTCGTGGTATACACGCACCAATTATTATCGAAGATATTGATGGCAATAAGCTTAATTTTAGTGCCATTGCCAACGTTATACAAAATGAATTTCAGTCAGTCCAAGCATGCGCCCCTACGAGTGAAAAACAAATTATTATCCAACACCCAAACTCAAATGATATTACAAATGTAATTGTGCTCAAGGGCATTTCTCCTTCATATGAGCAAAACATGAACACGTTATCCAAAAATATTGTATCCGCCTCAAGTAGCCTTAAAACAACGCAAACACATTTACAATCATTGCTCACAGACAATAATATTATTATTGGCTACAAGCTTGCACAACAACTTGGAGTACAACCATATAATGAAGTGGCTCTTTTGTTTACCAAAAATACGCAGACACAATCACGTAAAATAACACTCACAAAGCACACCGCACGAGTCTGTGGTTTTGTAAAAGTAGGTATTGAAGAAGTTGATAACAGACTTGCAATATGCTCTCTAGCTTTTCTAGAGAAATTATTTCCAGATACTGGTGTAACCCAAATTACACTACTTCCAAAAAAAAATATTGATGAGGCTACCCTTATTAAAAAGCTTAGTATACGATTAGGTCTTGATGTATATTCATGGAAAACATTGTATCCTGCACTTGTTTCTGCATTGGTGCTAGAAAAATATGCTATGTTTTTTATTTTGGCACTCATTACACTTGTTGCAAGTATGAATATAATTGCATTGCTCTTTATGTATATTACCTATAAAAAAAGTAATATTGCCATTTTGTGCTCAATGGGCATGAGACGTCAGGATATTCAAAAAATATTTATCTTAATCGGAGTAAGCATCGCATTTTTTGCTAGTTCATGCGGATTGTTGCTCGCCTATGGAGCTGGCTACATTTTACAACACTATCCATTTATTACGCTACCGGATACATACTATGTTTCACATTTACCCGCACACCTAGAATGGTCAATTTTTTTTGCATCTTTTGTCGTAGTTATGCTCATTAGTTTATGTGCGTCATGGCTTGCCACACAAAAAAATAAAAACATTAACATAGCAAATGTATTACGATTCGAGGCGTAG
- the rpiB gene encoding ribose 5-phosphate isomerase B, translated as MNIAIGADHRGYAYKEFIKKHIKVKGQGINWIDVGTHNTERADYPLFAQAVVDKVKSSQADLGLLLCGSGIGMAITANRTPGIYASLAWNKEVARMSKEHTNVNVLVLPADFVGKEELQEIISTWLGAAFQQGRYQERLTMIDRF; from the coding sequence ATGAACATTGCTATCGGCGCCGATCACCGAGGATATGCATACAAAGAATTTATAAAGAAACATATCAAGGTGAAGGGACAAGGTATTAATTGGATTGATGTTGGTACACATAATACTGAACGAGCAGATTATCCACTCTTTGCACAGGCGGTTGTTGATAAAGTAAAATCCAGTCAGGCTGATTTGGGACTTTTGTTGTGTGGCAGCGGTATTGGTATGGCAATTACTGCAAATCGTACACCGGGAATTTATGCAAGCTTAGCGTGGAATAAGGAGGTGGCAAGAATGAGTAAGGAGCATACAAATGTAAATGTTTTAGTGCTCCCTGCAGATTTTGTAGGTAAAGAAGAGTTGCAAGAAATTATTTCAACGTGGCTTGGTGCAGCATTTCAGCAAGGCCGTTACCAAGAACGTCTTACTATGATTGATCGCTTTTAA
- a CDS encoding AAA family ATPase, with amino-acid sequence MNIADCTRSLFLLSLISITIIPHIHTMDKALSPQSNISPEQIKQMQQAIASMSQEEIDEAMRTVVNICEGLLDPILKMLGELHQTVMQLAREVSVNTIRPRDKKKMTDTLISLGKTISDLKTASYTQIDPLQLLLLTKFTQGVIDHLSQSLKGGFKDIEAFDLEAYITNHPIPALTENPFEIIQKEIITTKIQLAELIKKSETAGLSWANKIFRKLDDYIIEPSLKYEVPQRFLKIGFTAFVGFYHFWLFLENEQHLRQRLYEQWKYQPHLYEKFLAKYPHLDQESPSWLINKLWKINLLRKFSPAPLYGQGAMINEEPMGLIGTLQDFIVRSVQNWAAIPSIAALGTIGYIWKSDYIRASNWISKKASTWRNRLKSGEYNKRADTINNIISDVGFDDIIGLDHVKSKMNDVLEYILHPERFDRTQTPPERGYLFIGEPGTGKTEFSKAIFGEIKRRLRALGRNENEVKFLPVPVTWITENSVLDLMVQAYANAPCIVFIDEIDFLKLQRWSGDNKRLSEFLQLMNGVLDLDPKRQIVFIGATNKAQFLDFALKRSGRFGVQLSFNLPSLKHRKEFIEKLLIKLALDPNTFDTKLLAQKTAGCTYEDIRQIIKGVIRKTQITGVPFSMEELEHSHDENVRNIIMFDDKVLSPQDQRLIAVHQTGHTMAHILLETNHMIAKVTTRPIQQKMKDEGRWEVYDKKPEHEKQRQVLYGQTFTYCPYDSLDLMNATELNKKGQVLMSGYAAERVLLDATHNYHIGYDGDVDDKNEAYQLALSIILGGVDIRELSKTQQNEMRNKAYELVKLWEKEVIALFQSNKALLELVSTTLQEKRSLTGDELNALIAQFNAAKKADVIANSEALTTTV; translated from the coding sequence ATGAACATTGCAGATTGCACACGAAGCCTATTTCTTCTCTCATTAATTTCGATCACTATTATACCCCACATACACACAATGGACAAGGCCCTTTCGCCACAGTCAAATATTTCACCTGAACAAATCAAACAAATGCAACAGGCTATTGCAAGCATGTCGCAAGAAGAAATTGATGAGGCAATGCGTACGGTGGTAAATATTTGCGAAGGACTTCTTGATCCAATTTTGAAAATGTTAGGCGAGCTCCATCAAACAGTAATGCAATTGGCACGAGAAGTAAGCGTTAATACAATTCGCCCTCGCGACAAAAAGAAAATGACAGACACACTTATTTCATTAGGTAAAACAATTAGCGATCTAAAAACAGCTTCTTATACACAAATTGACCCACTACAATTGTTGCTGCTTACCAAATTTACACAAGGAGTCATTGATCACCTTTCTCAATCACTTAAAGGTGGATTTAAAGATATTGAAGCATTTGATCTTGAAGCATACATAACTAATCACCCAATACCCGCACTCACAGAAAATCCCTTTGAAATTATTCAAAAAGAAATTATAACTACAAAAATACAACTCGCTGAACTTATAAAAAAGTCTGAAACCGCTGGGTTGAGCTGGGCAAACAAAATATTTCGTAAACTTGATGACTATATCATTGAGCCTTCACTTAAATATGAAGTTCCACAGCGATTCCTGAAAATTGGTTTTACCGCCTTTGTTGGCTTTTATCACTTTTGGCTATTTTTAGAAAACGAACAACATTTGAGACAAAGATTATACGAGCAGTGGAAGTATCAACCTCATCTCTACGAAAAATTTCTTGCTAAATACCCTCATTTAGACCAAGAATCTCCATCCTGGTTGATTAATAAATTATGGAAAATAAATCTTTTACGCAAATTTAGCCCGGCTCCTTTATATGGACAAGGCGCCATGATAAACGAAGAGCCGATGGGTTTAATCGGTACATTACAAGATTTTATTGTTCGATCGGTTCAAAATTGGGCAGCAATTCCAAGTATTGCTGCACTTGGTACTATTGGTTATATCTGGAAATCTGACTATATACGTGCTAGTAATTGGATTAGCAAAAAAGCAAGCACATGGCGCAATCGCCTGAAAAGTGGTGAATATAATAAACGTGCTGATACTATCAACAATATTATTTCTGATGTTGGTTTTGACGATATTATTGGTTTAGATCATGTTAAATCAAAAATGAATGATGTTCTTGAATACATTTTACATCCAGAGCGCTTTGATAGAACACAAACCCCACCAGAACGCGGTTACTTGTTTATTGGTGAACCAGGAACTGGTAAAACTGAATTTTCAAAAGCAATTTTTGGTGAAATAAAGCGTCGTTTACGAGCACTTGGTAGAAATGAAAATGAAGTTAAATTTTTACCAGTGCCAGTCACATGGATTACAGAAAATAGTGTGCTCGATCTAATGGTTCAAGCGTATGCCAACGCCCCATGTATCGTCTTTATCGATGAAATTGATTTCCTTAAATTACAAAGATGGTCTGGAGACAACAAGCGTTTAAGCGAATTTCTTCAACTCATGAACGGTGTACTCGATCTTGATCCTAAACGTCAGATAGTATTTATTGGTGCAACAAATAAAGCACAATTTTTAGACTTCGCACTTAAACGTTCTGGTCGATTTGGAGTACAATTAAGTTTTAACTTGCCAAGTTTAAAGCATCGTAAAGAGTTTATTGAAAAACTTTTGATCAAATTAGCACTTGATCCAAACACATTTGACACTAAACTACTTGCACAAAAAACCGCTGGATGCACATATGAAGATATCAGACAGATCATCAAAGGAGTAATCCGCAAAACACAGATTACTGGTGTGCCATTTAGTATGGAAGAACTTGAGCATTCTCACGATGAAAATGTACGTAATATTATTATGTTTGATGATAAAGTACTATCACCGCAAGATCAGCGTTTAATTGCTGTACACCAAACAGGTCACACCATGGCACACATATTACTTGAAACAAATCATATGATTGCAAAAGTAACAACACGTCCAATTCAACAAAAAATGAAAGATGAAGGTCGTTGGGAAGTGTACGATAAAAAACCTGAGCATGAAAAACAGCGCCAGGTTCTGTATGGTCAAACCTTTACGTATTGCCCATACGATTCACTTGATCTTATGAATGCAACTGAGCTCAACAAAAAAGGCCAAGTATTAATGTCTGGGTACGCAGCAGAGCGTGTATTGCTTGATGCTACACATAACTATCATATTGGCTATGACGGTGATGTTGATGATAAAAACGAAGCTTATCAACTTGCGCTTAGCATTATACTAGGCGGTGTTGATATCCGTGAGTTATCAAAAACACAGCAAAATGAAATGCGTAATAAAGCATATGAATTGGTTAAACTATGGGAAAAAGAAGTTATTGCATTGTTCCAAAGCAACAAGGCATTGCTCGAGCTTGTTTCAACTACATTACAAGAAAAACGTAGCTTGACTGGTGATGAACTTAATGCGCTCATTGCACAGTTTAATGCAGCAAAAAAAGCTGATGTAATAGCAAACTCTGAAGCCCTTACTACTACCGTATAA
- the trxB gene encoding thioredoxin-disulfide reductase, with protein sequence MKRGIFFEKLFVIFLLPLFFLAHCIGFKQVEHASAIITQETLRDVINIVPILILGSGPAGLSAAVYAARSNKYTVVLHGNKPGGLLTETTWVENWPGSERILGADIIKQLQKQAKRFGAHFVHDTVESVDLSQWPFVIKTEEGFTLNALTLIIATGATPRYLGILGEDEYWGMGVTTCAVCDAPFYKDKSVVVIGGGDSAVEEAIQLASYAKKVTILVRKDRMRAAASMQKLLKGFDNIIVEHNKVVEEINGDGDKVTTIVVYDTAQGTREKRQVDGVFLAIGHEPNSILFKDALETDARGYVAVKGRGQETSISGVFAAGDVEDHTYRQAGVAAGSGIKAALQADRFLNDRGFTDYLVSRLEGQFFDVFAKREGEGSLLVRNRKELEEILKETSVPVIVDFYADYCPSCVQMLPLFESVAHEYTDRAVFLRVDAQKAIDILKHYDVLKVPTLIIFKGNQLLERYSFVMDRSELRAVVESVLQ encoded by the coding sequence GTGAAAAGAGGAATATTCTTTGAGAAACTTTTTGTTATTTTTTTATTGCCATTATTTTTTCTTGCTCATTGCATAGGATTTAAGCAGGTAGAGCATGCTTCCGCAATAATTACGCAAGAGACGTTGCGTGATGTAATTAATATTGTGCCTATACTTATACTAGGTTCAGGTCCTGCTGGTTTGAGTGCTGCTGTGTATGCAGCACGTTCTAACAAATATACGGTAGTCTTGCATGGAAATAAGCCGGGAGGCTTGCTAACTGAAACAACTTGGGTAGAAAATTGGCCGGGGTCCGAGCGAATTTTGGGCGCAGATATTATTAAACAATTACAAAAACAAGCCAAAAGGTTTGGTGCACATTTTGTTCATGATACCGTTGAGTCTGTTGATCTATCTCAATGGCCATTTGTCATTAAAACAGAGGAAGGGTTCACGTTGAATGCTCTTACTCTTATTATTGCTACTGGTGCAACACCGCGCTATCTGGGTATTCTCGGAGAGGATGAGTATTGGGGCATGGGCGTTACAACATGTGCGGTATGTGATGCACCATTCTATAAAGACAAAAGTGTTGTTGTTATTGGAGGGGGTGATTCAGCTGTAGAAGAAGCTATACAGTTAGCTTCTTACGCGAAAAAAGTGACTATTTTAGTTCGTAAAGATCGTATGCGGGCAGCTGCAAGCATGCAAAAATTGCTTAAAGGGTTTGATAATATTATTGTTGAACATAATAAAGTGGTTGAAGAGATTAATGGTGATGGTGATAAAGTTACCACAATTGTTGTATATGATACTGCGCAAGGTACTCGGGAAAAGCGTCAAGTCGACGGTGTTTTTTTGGCAATTGGTCATGAGCCGAACAGTATCCTTTTTAAGGATGCACTTGAAACAGACGCTCGTGGCTATGTAGCTGTTAAAGGGCGTGGCCAGGAAACAAGTATTTCAGGAGTATTTGCTGCAGGTGATGTTGAGGATCATACATATCGCCAAGCGGGAGTAGCTGCTGGTAGTGGTATAAAAGCGGCGCTTCAGGCAGATAGATTTTTGAATGATCGTGGATTTACAGATTATCTAGTTAGTCGCTTAGAAGGTCAATTTTTTGATGTTTTTGCTAAAAGAGAAGGTGAAGGATCACTTTTAGTAAGGAATAGGAAAGAGCTAGAAGAGATTTTAAAAGAGACTTCTGTGCCTGTGATTGTTGATTTTTATGCGGATTATTGTCCTTCATGTGTGCAGATGTTACCCTTGTTCGAATCTGTGGCACATGAATATACTGATCGTGCAGTTTTTTTAAGGGTTGATGCGCAGAAGGCCATAGATATTTTAAAACATTATGATGTTCTCAAGGTACCCACTCTCATTATATTTAAGGGAAATCAGCTCCTAGAGCGGTATAGTTTTGTAATGGATCGATCAGAATTAAGGGCGGTTGTAGAATCGGTTCTGCAATAA